The stretch of DNA CAGGCCCCGGACCGACGTGCTTCAGGAACCAGACCATGTGGGGGACACGGCTGGCACTGCCAGCGCTGGTGCTGGCCACCTGCAGTGAGCTCGGTGAGGGGTGCCGGGAGGCCGGAGGGAGCAGCGGGGGCCAGGGAGAGGCAGAAAGCAGGGAGGTGAGGAGGGCGTGGGGCCAGGCACAGAGGGGCACCGGCAGAGGGGTGCCTGCGGTCCAGGGAGGGTGAGGACGGGGACAGTGGGAGGCGCTGTCAAGTGCTGGGACTGGCAGGGTGGTTGGCCGCAAAAGTCCTGGGTGCCCATTGTGGGAAATGGCCCTTCATGGGGGGCGTGGGCACCAGGGATGGGATCTCCGCTGGGGCAGGCGGGCAAGGTCAGAGTCACGTTCCCAGATTCCAGTGCCGTGGTTCCTGAGGCAGGACTCAGGGGATGCCATGGCCACCCCGGGGAggcactggggtgggggcagcaggacgtggagaagagggaagcagacTGGATATCCTGGGGCACTTGCGTCTCAGACACCCAGACCCTCACGGGCCCCACTCCCAATTcgaggaggagctggtgggctgggcCCCAGCCAGGCTGTCCCATCCAGGAGGAAACAGAGGTGTCTGGGAGACACAGTGACAGCAGTGGGGGCAAGGGCCAGGCTGCGGGGGCCCGGCTGGGGCACCGATGCTGGAAGGAGAGGGTCAGCCCACCAGCCTGCACCCTGACCCGCCTGCGTCCCTCTGGGCCTGAGCTTTCCTCCTCTCCCTCGTTCAGCTTCCACCAACAGGCACAGCAGACCCGGCTCAGCCTGCCTTGCATGCCATGTACCTCCCTGCCCGATCCCCGGCCCCCCTGCAGCGCTTGGGGTCCTGCATGTTGCTGATGAGGACCCCGGGGGTGTTGGGGGGGCGACCTGCTGCAGTGAGGTCCTCTGGGCCCCTGCCGGGCCCTTCACTGCAGAGGTGTGGGTGTGGCCTCACCTCCGCGTGCCTCCCCAGCACCCCTAACACAGCTTCCTCTCAGCTTTGGCCAGCAGGCTAAGCCCAACCGCCAGGGGCGTACTCTGCCTCAGGACTCAGGGACCCAGCTCGCGGCTCTTGAATCTTCCTGGGGTTTTGGTTGGTGGGCGCCCGGAGACTCGGTGGCGTTGTCCCCCTCAAACCTAGGCTGCTGGGTCCCAAGGCTTGGGAGGGACAGGCCTGCCTGACCAGCCCTGGCGCGCCCTTTCCCAGTGGTCGCCCTGCAATGCTACACGTGTCCCGAGCCCGTCAGCGTGTCCAGCTGTGACACCATCACCACCTGCAACGCCAACGAGACCATGTGCAAGACCACACTCTACTCCCTGGAGACAGGTCAGCGGGGCGGCTTGGGCAGGGTCCCAGGCCCAGGCCCGCCTCCAGCCCAGGCCCGCCTCCAGCCCAGGCCCTGTGTGCAGAGAGCGGCCACCACCTTTGACATTTCCAGAGAGAGCTTTTGGTCCCAGCAGCCaggctccctccctctttcctcacCCTTCTTCCTGGAATGGGAGGCCCTTGCAGCCTTGCTGGGGAGTCACAGAGTGGCCTCACCCCTCGAGGCATCCTGAACAAGTCACTGCACGCCCCTGGTGCAATGGtggtggaaggaaggaggggccAGGTCATGGAGGGGTTGAGGCAGAGTGGGTGCtgtgggaggaggctgggctggggctcgGGGGGCTGGCCTGACACTGGTGCCCCCATTCCCCCAGTGTACCCCTTCCTGGGGGACTCCACGGTGACCAAGTCCTGTGCGAGCAAGTGCGTGCCCTCGGACGTGGACGGCATCGGCTGGACCCGGCCCGTGTCCTGCTGCAACACTGACCTGTGCAACGTGGACGGGGCGCCCACCCTGGGCAGCCCCCGCAGCCTGGCCGGCACCCTCCTGCTGATCACCCCACTCTTGAGCCTCCATCTCTAGACCATGGCCCACAGCCCCATGTAGCCCAGCCCCCAGCGCCTCTGAAGAATCACGGCCCACACCTGCACCAGGCCTCCTGAATCTGTTTTCTGGAAGCAGACCTACCTGCTGGATGGGGAGGAGGGCTGCCCGCTGCAGCTCTGGCTCCTCAGCCTAGGCCGTGTCCCCCTTAGCCGTTCTAGCCCCTCCatctccccagcccctctgcccgGCCCAGGCTCTCTCTCGGCCACTCCGCTGCCCCATCTGTCTGTGGGCCCTCCATCTCCCTGTGATGGGGTAAGGGGGGATGGTCACTAGACCTGGACACCCTTTAGTCCTGGACACCCACTAGACCTGGACACCCTCTAGTCCTGGACACCAACTAGTCCTGGGTCACCCACTAGTCCTGGACACCACTAGACCTGGGACATCCACTAGCCCTGGACACCTTCTAGTCCTGGACACCCACTAGACCCGGACACCCCCTAGACCTGCACACCCACTAGGCCTGGACACCCTCTAGACCTGCACACCCGCTAGAGCTGGACACCCTCTAGACCTGCACACCCTCTAGAGCTGGACACCCTCTAGACCTGCACACCCACTAGACCTGGACACCCTCTAGTCCTGGACACCACTAGACCTGGACACCCACTAGAGCTGAACACCCACTAGTCCTGGGACACCCATTAGACCTGGACACTCTTAGTCCTGCACACCCTCTAGACCTGCACACCCACTAGACCTGCACACCCACTAGTCCTGCACACCCTCTAGTCCTGAGACACCCACTAGTCCTAACACACCCACTAGATCTGGACACCCACTAGTCCTGCACACCCACTGGTCCTGAGACACCCACTAGACCTGCACACCCACTAGTCCTGAGACACCCACTAGTCCTGCACACCCTCTAGTCCTGCACACCCACTAGTCCTGCACACCCACTAGTCCTGAGACACCCACTAGACCTGGACACCCAGTAGATCTGCACACCCACTAGACCTCCACACCCAGTAGATCTGAGACACCCACTAGTCCTGAGACACCCACTAGACCTGGACACCCACTAGACCTGGACACCCACTAGATCTGCACACCCACTGGACCTGCACACCCTCTAGTCCTGCACACCCACTAGACCTGCACACCCACTAGTCCTGAGACACCCACTAGTCCTGCACACCCTCTAGTCCTGCACACCCACTAGTCCTGCACACCTACTAGACCTGTACACCCACCAAACCTCCACACCCACTAGTCCTGAGACACCCACTAGACCTGCACACCCACTAGTCCTGCACACCCTCTAGTCCTGCACACCCATTAGTCCTGCACACCCACTAGACCTGGACACCTTCTAGTCCTGGACACCGAGTAGACCTGGACACCGAGTAGACCTGGACACCCACTAGTCCTGCACACCCTCTAGTCCTGCATACCCACTAGACCTGCACACCCACTAGTCCTAGCTCTGGGGGCCTGGCTGTGGCAGGACAGGAAGTGGGGCCCACAGGCAGGAGGCACACCACATCCACCAGGGCTGGATCAGGGgtggcttcttggaggaggaggCATTAGGACTGCCCCTGAATGACAGAGATATTGGCTGGGTACAGGATGGCAAGCCAGGCCAGGCAGAAGGTAGGCAAGGGGGGCCAAGAGTGGCCCAGGACCAGGGATTACTCCACGAAGCCCCACAAAGCTCACCAGCCTGGCCCTGAACAAGGCGTTATGCTGGGTCAGGTCTGTGGTGGCAGGGATCCCTGCGTCGTGTGGCAGAGGCGGGGAGGCTGGAGGGTGAGCTCCAGGCCCTCTCCAGGCCCACCCCAGAaagcccccaaccccaccctcaCAAGCCCCACCCCCACAAGCCCCACCCCCTGGTGCCCAGGCAGCCCAAGCTCCAGTGCAGAAGGGAGCTCCATCTCCCCTGGACCTTCGGCCAGCCCAAAGCCTCCAGGCTGCCTCCCCAGGGAGCCCCCGCCCCGCAGGCCTCTCATACCTCCTtcctgcccccgcccctcccctcggGCCCTATGAGCACAGGCCTGTGCACTTGAGGGATGGAGGGCAAGAGATGGACCCCAGGTACCCTGGGGTACACCCCCGGTCTCTGCCCCGCCCCACTCCAGAGGCTGCTCTGAGGCCCTGAATACACACAGCACCCAGAGTCTCCAGCCACATCGCGACGGGGCTGCACGGCTTTCCTTCTGCACCACAAGGTGCCCCCCCCAGCCCACAGCCCTGAGTCCGGAGAACCCCAACTGTCTGTCACCCCCTTTAAGGGTTTCCTGCCCCTGGATGGAGGGAGGCAGCCGCTGGACGCACAGTCGGGTCCCACTGAGGGCATCCCACGCCTGCGGGACAGGAGGCAAGCAGCCTCGGAGGCCTCCTGTCCCTCGGACCCTGGGAACGCCACACCTCCTCTTCCTGCGGGCAAGACTCGCAGTCCCAGGCAGCTCCCAGGGGCAGGACCCTTGCAGAGCTGCTGCTGGGAGAGCATTTGGACAACCCCCCTGGAACAGCGGGGGCCAGGAGGCCAGGAACGTTCACACAGTCTCAGACACCACCCCCGGGGCCGTGTCTCTGGATGCTGACCTTGTCAAGGAGACCCTGCCCTCAGCTATCCACCAGCCCTCCCACCTGGCTCTTCCCGTCTCTCACAAAAACAAGGACGGCCGTAAGGACGGCCGTGGGTCACTTAAGCCATAAAGCCTAGATTGAGACTCAGtaagggctcccctggtagctcagctggtaaagaatccgcctgcaatgcaggaaaccccggttcgatccctgggtcaggcagctaccttggagaagggcatagcaacccactgcagtattcttgcctggagaatcccatggaggaggagcctggagggccacagtcaatagggctgcaaggagtcagacacgactgaagcgactatgCACCCAGGCGTGATtcggtaaacacacacacacatggcccTACAGGCAAACATGAGAAGGCTGTGTGTCCATCCTGGTCACTACCCCACCGCCCTCAGCACCCTCCCTGCCATCTCCACCTCCAACGTCTTCTGGCTTCTTCAAGGCTGCTTTCCAGGCGGCCTGCCCCGATGGCCCACGGGGTCTCCCAGCCTGGAGCCCAGACCAGCCCACCTGGTGGCTGCTCCACATCCATCACCACCGCGACCTTCGCCGGCTAGTTTTCATAGCTGCCCCCTGGGTTGATGGTCCTCTGCCTGCTTTAACACCTGAAAGGGGGTCAGGGTGGCTCATGAGCAGGCCTGGTGGCACAGAAGCCTGGAGGGTGCCTGGACCCACCATCTCTGAGGCTCAGACCAGACCCTGCCTGGTTCCACTCGCACAGCCCTTGTGCCTTCGCAGCCCAGGCCCCAGGGAAGGGCCGCCCCGCTGTGTTCTGGGCCCACGCCCGCTGTGTGTGACTCCATCGTTTGACCTGCATTAACCATGGTCCTCCCTTTGCAAAcaattccttttgtttccttGCAACCACCTCCCCATCCACGAGGCCAAGTCACTTCTGCTCTCCAACTGCCCTGGGTCCCTAGTTtcatcagagaaacagaaatccaGTCTGGAGGAAGAAGAGTCaccccaaggtcacacacagaGACGGCAGCACAGCCAAGGCTCAAATCCAGGCCTCCTGAGTGCCAGCCCCAAGCTCCTCCCAGCACGTCACCCTGCCCTGAGACTGGGGTGTAACTCCCTGCTCTATGGCAGGGCCCACCCCCACTATCCAACCAGCACATACCCCTTCATCCACCACCTCTCTCATAAGTGGTGGAAGAATAAGTGGGCATGAGGCTCAAGTGTCGGAACGTGCCCCCTCCCTTTCCAGCCAGTGCACCCACCACCCATGCATCGTCCATCCGTTCATTTCTCCCTCCACCTAGTCACTCGCTCAAGCATCACCCTGCCATCTGTCTTTTcaaccatccatcatccatccacccgtCCATCCacacatccacccacccacccactgcgCCCTCAGAGGACAGAGAAGTCAGAGGATGGGACAGCAGACGGGACCCAGGCCTCTGGCACAGGGGAGACGGACGGCAGGGTCCGCAAGCAGCAGAGCACAGGGGAGGACGTGGGGCAGTGTGCAGTGGGAGGTGGGCCGCGTGGCAGGTCCAGGAGCCCTGCTGTCTGGGGCCGGGAACAGGAAGCTCAGGCTTGGTCTAAAGGCCATTTGTGAGGAAGAGGTTGGCGGTGATGAGGGCACCATCGGGGATGTGGGCCCAGGGCACCACACTCAGCAGTGGAAAGGGGCCCACGGCTCCCGTGTGGCGGCCAGGGGAGGGGTCGGCCTGGCCAGCTCCAGCACCCAGGGCTCCCGCCCCGAGGGCCGGCACTTACGCGTCCTCCGCCAGCTGCTTGCCCAGCTTCCACCCTGCTGACTCACTGGCGGCTCCTGCCGCCACCCAGAGTGGGGACCCAAGGGCTGGGTATAAATCCCCACAGGCGGCCGGCGGAGACCGCAGCTGCTCGGCTCGACTAGAGGGATGGCCGTCCCCAGGGCCCTGCTGGCCCTGCTGCTCGCCGCAGCCTCGGCTGTGAGCCTGGGTGAGAGGGGCAGTGTGGCTGGCCGGCAGGGGGCCTGGCGCTGGTCTTTGCCCAGCCTAGCTCCGCGGTGGGGAGGGGGTCACTGACTGGGCTGGTCGCCCTGACCCTCTGGTCCTGAGCCCGGCTCCACCCAGGGCAGGGGTCATGGCCTGCTCTCCAAGCAGGGAGACTGTGGCTCGGGTTGCGGGGAGCGCAGTGCAGGGATCACGTCTAAGCCGGGAGGGTGGGCCTGAAGGGGCTCAGCGGGGCAAGGCTGTCCCCCAGGGAGGGACCCGACACACGCTCCAGGTGGAGCAGGGGGAAAGGGCCCAGGACTGAACCACCCCTggcctcttctcctgcccttcctGTGACCCCCAGGGTGGGTCTCAGGGCTGGGTGATGAGGGTCTGCCTCCGCTCCTCCCCCAGGTGAGGCCTTAAGTTGCATCACCTGTGAGCAGCCCACAGCCCTTCCTCTGTGCAAGAACATTACCTACTGCAAGCCGGACGAAATAGCCTGCAAGACCACGCTGATGACGATGGAGGCAGGTGAGGCGGGGGCCTGGGGCTCCCAGCTCCCACTTCAGGGCCACACTGCAGACCCCAGCAGGGGCCTGGGTGACTTCCCGGCCATCGGTCAGTTAGGGTGTcctgggaggaggcaggaagcGCAAGGTGAAGGGCACAGATTGGGACGGCCAAGGAAGGCCGTGATGGGGTGACTGTGCTCTGACACCTGCCCTCCCTCCAGAGTTCCCCTTCAATGAGAGCCCTGTGGTGACCAGCACCTGTGCCAGCTCTTGTGAGGCCACCGACCCAGACAGCATCGGGGCTGCCCACCCCATCTTCTGCTGCTTCCATGACCTCTGCAACTCCGTGGGCATTGCCAGGCTCAGTGCCGGGGCCCTGGCCCCCCTGGGGGCCGTGGTCCTCAGCCACCTCCTTCCCTGAGGCACCCAACGCTGCCAGCTGGCCACTCTGTTGGCACACGCCCACGGCCCAATCTCAGTGGGCACAAGGCTACTGGTGGGACCCTGGGGGAGAATCGTTTTGGGGTGcactctgccctcctcccctaaACCTGTGGAATACATAAATAGACCGAGGCTGGAGACCATCTCTTCCTTCTGGACAGAGAGAGCCCATGGGGCCGCCTTCAGGGAGCTGGGTGGGACCAGGCGTGTTCCGGCACGCGAGCCTTGTGCCCACCACGGCCGTTCTGAGCCGCTTCacagacaggcaggcagaggcTTCAGGGGACAAATGCCTTCCGGTAGTCTGACCAGGATTCGTTGCTCAGCCCAAGGAAAATCTGACCCTGCTTCCAGAATATTTCCTGGGGTTCTGGAGGCATCCCCCTCTCCCCAGGATGGGGAGGAAACAGGCTGGAATCCAGTGTTATCCGTGGGTGGGTGAGTCTGCGGGGCCCAGGTCTGCTGCGGCAGCAAGAGGGGACCTGGGGAAGAGGGTGTGTGGAGATGACCTGGCCCCCCAGGCTGGGTCTTCCAAAGGGTGTGGGGTGGTGTGTACCTGGGTCTGCGGGAACCCACACAACTCCCCAGGCCCCAGTCACCTCCTGCGACAACAGGCCTACTACACCCTGGGCCTCGGGGACAGCTGAGATTAGAGGGGAGTGTGTGTACAGAACATGAAGGCTGTGCCAGCTTGCCCCAGAATGCCGGGGCCGGCTCAGGGGCCCCCCACGGTCTAGCCTGTCTGCTCAAGGATGGGCTGCAGAGTGTCCTTGGGGGCTGACCACCCCCCTGGAGCCCAGGATCCTTTGGCCCCAGGAAACCCTGCCAGCTGTCCCTGGCGCCCCTGGCGGTCCCTTGCTCAAGCCCCACTGCAGGGAGTGGGAAGCAGGAGCTGGACTGACCCCCGCCTGTCAGTGTCGCCTTGCTGTCGGGCCTCTGGGCAGGAGAGTCTCTACATTCTGCATCACAGCCAGACTTCCAGACCGCCCCTGATGTGACCCTGCACTTGGAGGCCAGAGCCACCACTCACCTTGGGGCACAGTGAAGCCATGTCACTGCCCCCTTCAGCCTCACCAGCAGAGCAACAGGGGGGCAATCTCTGGGCACTTCAGGGGTGCAGAGCAGGTGTGCAGCTGGGAGAGGCGTGGCAGCTGACCACTCCCAGGGAAGGCGGGTCGGTGGGGGCAGGCACCTGTGGGGCCTCCACGTGGCCAGCAGAGGGCGTGCGCCCCTCCGACTCCTCGCCTGGCGCCAGGGTCGCGGGGCCTCCCTGCCTGCACCTCCACCGGGAGCCACGCGGGGTGGCCTGAGTGCACAGGGGCCCGCCaagcccctgccctggccctAGGCACGCCCGCTGGTCTGCGCCCCTTTGGGAGCTGGGGAGGCCATGGCTGGGGGCCACAAGAGTGGCCAGTGGGTGGCAGCAGGGTGGACGGCAGCTGCCCACACTGTCTGTGGGCATGTGGGGCCTTGACGCAAGTGGGTGCTGATCGCACACCCTCACCTCCCATTACATGGAAGCGGGTGGGTCACAAGACCTGCAGTGGGGAGATACTCAATGCTCTGCCCCCTCCCCGCTCACTGGCCAGAGAAAGAAGGGCCCCTCTTCCATCATGAGAGATGATGAGGAACGCCACCACTGCCTCCAGGAGCTCTGCCTCCCTGGACGTCCCACAGGcaggtggc from Ovis aries strain OAR_USU_Benz2616 breed Rambouillet chromosome 9, ARS-UI_Ramb_v3.0, whole genome shotgun sequence encodes:
- the SLURP1 gene encoding secreted Ly-6/uPAR-related protein 1, which produces MAVPRALLALLLAAASAVSLGEALSCITCEQPTALPLCKNITYCKPDEIACKTTLMTMEAEFPFNESPVVTSTCASSCEATDPDSIGAAHPIFCCFHDLCNSVGIARLSAGALAPLGAVVLSHLLP
- the LYPD2 gene encoding ly6/PLAUR domain-containing protein 2, with product MWGTRLALPALVLATCSELVVALQCYTCPEPVSVSSCDTITTCNANETMCKTTLYSLETVYPFLGDSTVTKSCASKCVPSDVDGIGWTRPVSCCNTDLCNVDGAPTLGSPRSLAGTLLLITPLLSLHL